From Pseudoalteromonas piratica:
CGCTCGATATGCCAGAAATAGGAATAATGCTTGAGGTGCCTTCTAGTGTGTATTTACTGCCTGAGTGGGCTAATAGTGTTGATTTTTGTTCGGTAGGTAGCAACGACTTAACACAATACATGCTTGCCGTTGATAGAACAAACTCCCGTGTTGCTAATTTATTTGACAGTTATCATCCCGCAATTTTACGTGTGTTGAATGATATCGCCATTCAGTGTCTTGATTATGAACTGCCTTTTAGTTTGTGTGGCGAATTAGCAGCGGACCCTGAAGGAGCATTATTATTAGTAGCAATGGGCTATCGTAATTTAAGTATGAGCCCAAGTGCAATTAATAAAGTAAAATATGTCTTAAGGCGTTTACATGTAAGTGATATGGAAGCCTTACTAAAAACCTGTTTAGCGGCTAGAAATGCCAAACAAGTACACAGGCTATTACGGGAATTCATTATTCACCACAAGTTAAGCCAAATTTTGTATACTAGCTCAGTCCACTAACACTTAGGTTATTCATGTCTGATATTTCGATTGTTTTTTTTAGCTGTTTAGCACTCGGTTGTCTAGTTGGCTTTTTAGCTGGATTACTCGGCATTGGAGGCGGGTTAATAATTGTACCAGTGCTCAGTTACTTATTATTAGCACTTGATTTAGTGCCAAATGAACAAGCTATGCTAGTGGCAATTGCAACCTCCTTAGCGTCCATTATCTTTACTTCTTCTAGCTCTGCTTTTGCCCATCATCGCAATCAAAATATTCCTTGGCATATTGCGCCTTGGGTTTTAGTAGGCGTTTCTGTTGGCGCACTTTTAAGTGGTGTCATTGCGACCGGTATTAGCAATGATACCTTACAGTTAATTTTTGCGAGCTGTGTCATCTTTATTGCAATTCGCATGATTTTGCCTCACCAACCAAAAGAACAATCAGCATTGCCCCATGGCAGTATTTTGACACTGGGCACCAGTGTAATTGGCGCCATTTCTGGTATGGTTGGGATCGGTGGCGGCGCATTATTGGTGCCGTTTTTAACTTATTTTAAATTAGACATGCGCAAAGCAATTGGCTGCGCCGCGTTGAGTGGTATTTTAATCGCAACGTTTGGGGTGGTAGGTTACATTAGTTTGGGCTTACAATACCACGATATTAATGAAGGGTTTATTGGCTATGTTTATTTGCCTGCATTGATTGGCATAGTGCTAACGTCAGCGCTTTTTGCTCAGTTAGGCGCAAAAGCTGTGCAATATTTACCTGTTAAAATAATAAAACGAATTTTTGCGGCACTATTAGTAATTGTTGCAATTAGAATGTTAAGTAGTTAAAAGGAAAGGTGGAAATAAGTGGATTTTCCAAATATTGATCCAGTATTTATTGAGTTAGGACCAATAAAAGTACACTGGTACGGCATGATGTATTTGATTGCTTTTGTAACTGCATCGTATTTAGCATCGCGTGCTGCCAGTAAACCTAACAGTGGCTGGACAAAAGAGCAAACCAGTGACTTGTTATTTTATGGCATGTTAGGTGTGATTTTAGGCGGACGCTTTGGCTACGTCTTGTTTTACCAATTTAGCTACTTTTTAGAAAATCCATTGTATTTATTTAAAATTTGGGAAGGTGGCATGTCTTTCCATGGCGGTGTAATTGGTGTTGTCTCAGCAATCGCTTGGTTTGCCAAAAAACAAAATAAAACATTATTGGGTGTGGGAGATTTTGTCGCACCGCTGGTGCCTTTAGGATTGTTCTTTGGTCGTATAGGCAACTTTATAAATGGCGAACTCTGGGGTAGGGTGTCTGATGTGCCATGGGCTATGGTATTTCCAACAGGGGGCCCTGTGGCGCGTCACCCATCGCAACTTTATGAAGCAATTTTAGAAGGGCTTGTACTCTTTGCGATAATTCAGTTTGTAAATAGAAAACCGCGCCCAGAAGGGGTTATTGGTGGCTTATTCTTATTTGGTTATGGTTTCTTCAGATTTATCGTTGAATACTTCCGTGAGCCAGATGCGCATATTGGTCTGTATGGCGGTATCATCTCGCAGGGACAAATTCTATCACTTCCAATGATTTTAGCCGGCCTTGGTTTAATGTTATGGGCTTCAAAGCGCCAACAAAAAGAGTGTAATGCATGAAACAGTATTTAGAGTTATGTCAACGCATTGTTGATGAAGGTCACTGGGTTGAAAATAAGCGCACAGGAATTCGCTGCTTAACTGTTGTGAATGCTGATTTAGAATATGATGTGGCAAATAATAAGTTTCCATTAATTACCACCCGTAAAAGTTTTTACAAAGCTGCTATTGCAGAGTTACTGGGTTACTTACGTGGTTATGATAATGCTGCGCAATTTAGAGCGATTGGTTGTAATACCTGGAATGCCAATGCTAATGAAAATACGGCTTGGTTAAATAATCCTCATCGTAAAGGTGAGGATGATATGGGGCGTGTTTATGGGGTACAAGGGCGCTCATGGCAAAAGCCAGATGGTACGACGCTTGATCAACTTAAAAAGATTGTTGAAAACCTCAAACAAGGCATCGATGATCGCGCCGAAATCCTCACTTTTTATAACCCTGGCGAGTTTGAAATGGGGTGTTTACGTCCGTGTATGCATACGCATACCTTTTCACTTTTGGGCGATACGCTTTATTTAACATCTTACCAGCGTAGCTGCGATGTGCCGCTTGGCCTTAACTTTAACCAAATTCAGTGTTTTGTATTGCTTGCATTAATGGCGCAAATTTGCGGCCTAAAACCGGGGAAGGCATATCATAAAATTGTGAACGCACACATTTATGAAAATCAACTCGAATTAATGCGCGATGTACAGTTAAAGCGTGAGCCTTTTGAGTCACCTAAACTTATCATTAACCCTGAGATTAAAACATTGGAAGATATTGAAACTTGGGTAACGACCGATGATTTTAAAGTGGAAGGTTATCAATATCATGAGGCAATAAAGTATCCATTTGCCGTGTAATATAATAAGGAAAATTAAACCATGAAAGCTGTTATTCCTGTAGCTGGCTTAGGAACCCGTATGTTGCCAGCAACAAAAGCAATACCGAAAGAAATGCTGCCGATTGTTGATAGGCCATTGATTCAATATATTGTTGAAGAAGTTGCGGCTGCTGGTATTAAAGAAATTGTATTAGTTACCCATTCAAGTAAAAATTCAATAGAAAACCATTTTGATACCAGTTTTGAACTTGAAGCAACGTTAGAGCGTCGTGTAAAACGTCAACTACTTGAAGAAGTACAAGCAATCTGTCCGAAAGATGTCACCATTATTCATGTTCGTCAGGGTGAAGCTAAAGGGTTGGGTCATGCTGTTGAATGTGCAAGACCTATCGTGGGAGATGCGCCTTTTGCTGTAGTATTACCTGATGTAATTTTGGACAATGCCAGCTGTAATCTAAGCAAAGATAATTTGGCGGATATGCTGTCGCGTTTTAATGAAACCGGAAATAGCCAAATTATGGTTGAAAAAGTGGCAGATGAGGATGTCGATAAGTTCGGTATTGTGAATATCAATGGCAATGATCTTTTACCCGGCGGTAGTACAGCAATCAAAAATATTGTGGAAAAGCCAAACCGTGAAGATGCTCCTTCTAATTTAGCGGTTGTAGGGCGTTATGTACTGGATAAGTCAATTTGGCCTTTATTGAAACAAACACCGCTAGGTGCAGGCAATGAAATTCAGCTGACTGATGCAATCGCTATGTTAATGAAAGAGCAACAAGTTGATGCCTATTATATGAAAGGCAAAAGCCATGATTGCGGCTCGAAATCAGGCTATATGAAAGCTAATATAGAATACGCGCTACGCAGAGATGATTTAAAGGGCGAACTAAAAGCCCATATCAAAACGCTGCTTTAGTTAACGTTATTGAATAAAAAGAAAATGCCACTTCAAAGTGGCATTTTTTTTGCTTGGTTTTTAGCATTAAAGCATATTTGAGGCGGATGAAATGAAACAGCCAGTATTTATCGTTTTATTAACAGTGTTGCTTGCTGGTTGCGCGGGAGAGCCCATGTATACCCAATCATCAGAGGCGAAGGTTTTCAATAAAACGACCGTATCAGAGCGAAATCTTCATAGCTTTGCGAAACAACTCGCTGTCTCGATGTTTGACACAATGCCAAAGCTAAACGCTGATAATCGAATTGCTGTAGGATCTTTTTTACCGGAAGGTGATTTAATCGATCAGCAAAATTATCAATTAGTCACACTCGGTAATCAAGTTCAATCAAGTTTGCAAACACTCTACACTCAAGTCGGTGCGAGTGTTATTGAATTTAAAGCTTCAGAACACATTAATATTGCCGATAACCAAGATATTATGCTTTCTCGAAAGCAGAGTGATTTAGCAAATAAATTAGCCATCAATTATTTTTTAACAGGAACAATCAGTCAAGTTGAGAATGGATTTATTGTGAATGCACGGTTGATCGATTTAGCTGATAAACGTGTTGTTTCAGCTGCAACTGAGATATTTCCAGCGAACCTTAATTGGCAAAAAAATAAAGTATTACTCAGAAATGGAAAGCTTTATAGGAGCACCTATTAATGAAAGTTTCATTTTTAAAAACAGTTAGCCTCGTATCAATGGCTTCTTTAGTTGTTGGTTGTTCAATTTTTGACGCTCCTAAGGAAACCGTTGCAGCGACGGACAAAACGGCAATGCAAATTGATAGCCGATTTCAAGCTTATAGTGCTGAATCCTTCATGGCTAATAAAGGCTCGGTGAAAGAAATAAAAAATATTAATCACTATGTTCGTGGTTTGATGCATCAACTGGCAGATAATATTAAATACGTTAACCAAAAGACACCTATAGCAGTAATGAGCTTCGTTTTATTGGATAGCGACCTGCAAAAAACAACGTTAGTGGGGAATCAAATAGCAGAGAGTTTTGTGCACGAAATTCATAAATTTGGATTGCCAGTCTTAGATTATAAAACCACAGATTTTTTCAGAATAAGCGAAGAGGGTGATTTTATTTTTAGCCGAGATTATATGGAACTTAGAGCAGATCTCCCAATTGATTACGTTTTATCGGGTACCTTAACAAAGCATCAAAAAGGGTATCTGGTTAACGCCAGAATAATTGGTATAAAGTCAAAGGCTGTAGTTGCTTCAGCTCAAGGGCTTGTTCCTGATTACGCAATTAAGTCATTGCAGAATACAAAAAGTAATGATGGTATCCCGCTTCGAAAAGGGTAATGAGGCCGCTATGAAATATTTGTGCATTTTGACTGCAGCTTTTCTTTCCGGCTGCATCAGTAATACTCAACAAACTCCCCCTGTAGAAGCACCTGTGGTGAGCGAAGTCGAAATTTATCACCCTTCTTATCGTATTTATCCAATTAATGATTATTTATTAGATGAATATGTTGAACAGTTGGCTATGAAGCTAATAGAGAATCTAAATGCTGAGCCAGATGCAGTTAGGTTAGCGGTGTCTTCATTTGTTGACTTAGACGGTTCATTGCAAACCGCAAGTCGACTTGGTAATCAGTTAGCAGAATCGATGCTTACGGAAATACAAGCGTTTGGTCTGAATGTTGTTGATCATAAAGTTATGCCCATGATGCGCATTGATAGTGGCGGAGATTACAGTTATTCAAGGGATGTTTTACAATTAAATACCAAAGGGCATATTAATGCTGTTTTAAGTGGGACATTATTGTATAAAGAAAATGGCGTTGTTATAAACTCGAGGATTACTAGTTTAGAAAACCAGAGTATCCTAGCGAGCGCAAAATACGTTATTCCATACAGTGTTGCATTTGATAACTAAATAATAAAAAGAACTTGTTTGAGCTAATTCAGAACTTAAACGTAACTTTCATTCCGGGCGTCCAATTTTTAATCTTTAAAGTTCCCGTAGCTCAGTTGGATAGAGCATTCGCCTCCTAAGCGAAGGGTCGCAGGTTCAACTCCTGCCGGGAACGCCAAGACTCAACTCTAAAAAACCTTAAACGCTATGGTTTACTTTCATCATTTTACTTTTATTGGTAGTTACTACTGGATATTAGTGTGCAAAAAAGTAGGTAATTACTTTAAAGCCGGGTAGGTTGATCAAATGTTCAATTACTATTTAATGGCTCTTAAAGTGAGTGCATTTAAACTCAGTTTGATACCGTTAATATAACTGTTTACGTTGTTGGTAGTTTTGCATCCACTGAGTAAGATGATTCTTCATACACGCGTTAAAAACTAGCGAGTGTAACCAAATCACCCAATTGCACATTTGCTAGTAATTTATCACCAATGACTTTGGCAATCGCAGTATTTTGATTAACTTGTGTAACTCGAAGCTGATAATCAGTATTTATGATCAATTGCTTCTGATTAAACCCTTTGCGCAATGCGACATGTAACTTTTGACCTTTAACCAAGTTGTTTTCAGAGCCAAGACTAATGATGATTGTGTCATGGTCGATGCTTAAAATTCGTGCTTGTGCGGGGGTACACGCTAAATCACTTGCTAAATCTTGTCCTAACTTTAAGTTGATGTCTGTAATAGCTTGGCCATAAGGCATGGTCCAAAATCTTTCGCTATTCACATCGATTCGAGCTGACTTTTTTGTTTGCCACGTTGCAAAAGTGTCATAGTGCTTTTGCGTTATTAACTCGCCAGTCAGTCCGTTATACAAGGCTGTGTTTAAGGTAAAGAAGCGCTCAAATGCTTTATTTTGCCAAAAAGATAACGATGAGTTTTGTTGCTCACCTAATGAAACATCATCAATCTGAGACACCCACACAAATTGACTGTTATTTTGGTCGGCAATTTGTTGAATTAATTTACTGGTATTCGCATCATGGTGTGCGGTGAATAATGACTTTGTATTTAGCTTGCGATTAATATCAGATTTTGTATTAAATAAATGATTGAATTGAGATAAATGGGTTATCAATTTGTCACTGTAAGCTTTTGGAAGTTCAAATATTTGTCCATAAGTTGCTTGTTCTGGAAACTTAAAACCAGCGCGTGTAATAGCAATATTTTTCTTTAATGATGAGTTTTGACAAGTTTCACTGTCATCAAGAATATCAATTCTCACTGAAATAGATAATGTGTCAGAAGATTGCAGTTCATCAATTACTTCAATTTGATTAATCGCGCCATGTGAGTAAATTTGTGTTGTTGGTGCTTGCCAAATACCGTTTACCACTTGTTGTAAACTTGAAACTTGCGCACCAGAGAAGAGTAATGCTTGTTGGATTGCATCTTCAGTGGCCATTAATCTTGCTTGTTCAATGTTGCCGTTTCTTATTTTGGCTTCACCAGTTGATTCGTACCAAACTGCTTGACTTGAAAAGCTTGCAAACATCATCAGTGCGATTAAGCGCATGGTTTTACTCTCTCATTTTAATGATACCTTGTTTATTCAATTTCTATACCAAGCTTAGACTGGCTCAAAAATTGCTTTTAATAACATAGATTATTTTTCTATGGTGAGTGATATGTCACATTCTTTTTTTCAAACAACCGTTATTGCAGGGTGTATATTATTGGGTGGTTGTAGCCAAATGTTTGATAAACATGTTGAGTATGAGTATCAAACGCCAGAAAATTTCCCGGTATTATATGCAGTTGGCTATGCTCCAATTAGTTTGCAGCCCGGCAGTACCGAACAGCAGAAGGCGATTATGGCGATGAAAGCATCTAAGTTAGAGGCATATCGCGAACTGGCTGAACAAGTGTATGGACAAAAAGTTGACGCGCAAACAAGTGTACAAGGCATGGTTGCAAACAACGACTCGTTAAAGGTACGAGTTCAAGGGGTTGTAAGAGGGGCTAAGGTTGTTAAAAGTTATGCGGTTGGTGATACTTATGCTACAGAAGTTGAGCTGGATATGAAGCTGGTGCACGATCTGTATGTAGGTCAAACTAGACCGAGAAGCGTAAAAAAAGTGACTTACTTTTAGCATGAGTCACTTTTTCAAAACTATTACGCCTTCAACCCTCTGGCGATCGGGTTAGGTAGAGAGATTGATTTACCCGTTTTATCGTATCCAGATTGATTCTTGCCAAATAAAATGTCTTTTAATTTTTGTGACGCTAGTTGACTTTGGTTTGCTGCCACCTGGTTTACATCGTTTTGCTTTTTACAATCAGCAAGTAGCTGATTAATTTGACTGATTTCATCTTTAAAAGATGAGATATCAGTGTCTCCTTGGTCAAAAAGCTTAGCGATATGTTGATCGCGCTGTTGAATTGAACGAAGTGATTCAACTTTGCTTTCTACAACAGATATTAGATTTTCATGATCGCGTGAGACAATAGCATCTAGCTCTTTTTCTAAAAGCTGAGACATGTTATTTAGCTCATCGAGTTGTTGCGATAATATCTGTTCTAAGCTCATTGTTTATCGACCAAAAAGTTTAAATTCTAATTTGTTGATGTTTTCAGCAAGCTTTTCAGCATCAATTTTGTATTCACCATTTGCAATGGCTTTTTTAAGCTCATTCACTTTCTTGTGGTCAATACCAGAAGATTGCTCAGCTTTTTCATTTAGCTTTTTAAGCTGTTGAGCCTGAGGTGTAATGCTTACAGAATCACTTGTTGCTTTAGCTGTCGCAGTATTTACTTGCACTTGTTTTGCTGAGTCAGTTGCTTGCTGTTTGGTATTCTCAAGCCTGACATTAGCCTGGCTGTTTGAACCCTGATTTATTTGATTAACCATGACAATTCTCTCTACTAAGATTTCTCATCCTAGTTATCGGCATTTAAGGTACAACCTTTAGTAAAAAAGTAGATAATTTTTAAAAATTTCTAACTTGTTATTTAACCTGAATTTCATCTTTTAGTACAGCGTTAAATGTTTACTTCAACTTGAAGTGCATTGGTTACTTGGGCCTGAATCTTTTTTCCAGATTTAACATTTCGGATGGCAATATTGTCACCAACTCTGCCATCTTCGAGTGCCTCTCCTTGTGTTTTTATTGTCATGCCCTTAAAACTTGCAAGAATCGTCACTTTATCACCTTTGCACACGTTACAAATGTAATTGTAGTTGATAGATTGACCCGCGCGAACATTACGCTTTGAGCGGCCACCAATCAAAAACTCTTTGGATTTAAATTGATTTGAGCGAGTAAGGTGTTTGGCAACCTTTTTAGTTGTTAAATGTTTGGCTGTAATTTTTTGACCTTTGCTAATTCCTTTAGCTGCAGTAATTACTTCAATTAACTCTTGTTGGCGTGTATGCACGAAAACTTGCCAACTATTTTGATCTAAACACTTAATTTTTATAGTAGATTGCCGATTATTATTAAGTGGATTTGCAGCGCTAAGTTGTAATGGCGTTTTGCAAGAACGTGATTTAATGCGTGAATCTAGCGGTAAGGCTGTGATTGAAAGCTCTGAATTAGTTTGTTGAGCATTCATTTTGTCTCTTTGTTGAGAGACAAAGTCAATCGCAAGTTGCTGCAACTCTAATTTATTATACTCTTTAGCTTTGAGTGAAGTCATAGCAAGAGATGTAATTTGTATTAAAATGAATAAATACAGGTTTTTTTTAAACAAACTCATAATGTTTCGACTATGCTTTATGGGTAAAACAAGGTATAACTAAGTAGTGTCAAAATTATGGCACAGAGGTCGTTATACGGTAGTACAATAACAAAGAAGCAAGAAGCATACCTTTTCATTGCTTCAAGTTAGGAGATTGAAATGGCAGGCATTTTAGATTCGGTTAACCAACGAACGCAGCTCGTAGGCCAAAACAGATTAGAGCTATTACTGTTTAAATTAAAAGGCAGACAGCGCTTTGGTATAAACGTGTTTAAAGTACGAGAGGTTTTACAGTGTCCTAACTTAACTGCAATGCCTAAATCTAATCATTTTGTTAAAGGCGTTGCACATATTCGTGGGCAAACTATTTCAGTTATCGACTTATCTTTGGCTATCGGTGGTCCAGGCATTCAAAACACCAAAGATTGCTTTATCATTATCACTGAATATAACCGTTCAGTGCAGGGTTTCTTAGTTGACTCGGTTGAGCGTATTGTCAATATCAACTGGGAATCGATTATGCCACCGCCTTCTGGTTCTGGCCGCTATTCTTATTTAACCGCAGTGACCGAAATCGAAAAAGAATTGGTTGAAATTCTCGACGTTGAAAAAATCCTTAATGAAATTTGTCCTGTAAATACAGAAGTAAGTGCTGACCTTCTTTCTGACGGCGAAATGCAAAAAGATCTCGGTGAGCGAATTGTCTTTATTGCTGATGATTCGACCGTTGCGCGTAATCAAGTGAAAAGGGCATTGGAACCATTAGGTGTGCAAACGGAAGTTGCAAAAAATGGCCGTGAAGCACTTATCAGACTGAAAGAAATTGCCGATCAAGATTGTCAAAACGTTATTACTGAACGAGTTGCATTATTAATTTCTGACGTAGAAATGCCTGAGATGGATGGCTACACCTTGACTGCTGAATTAAAAGCAGATCCGCGAATGGCACCTTTGCACATTATTTTACACACATCTCTCAGTGGTGTATTTAACCAAGCCATGGTTGAGAAGGTAGGTGCCGATGATTTTATCGCTAAGTTTAACCCAGATGAGTTAGCAACTGCGGTTAAGAAATGGGTTCATGAAGCGTAGAGCAGCGAGTAATAAATTTGAACAAAAATCTAGATGATAAAGAATACCAGCAGTTTAGAAGCTTTTTAGAGCAACAATGCGGTATTGTTTTAGGCGATAACAAACAGTACTTGGTTAAAAGTCGTTTGGCACCTTTAATGGCGCGTTTTGAAGTTGCATCTTTATCTGAATTAGTCACAAAGACATTAAGTCCTCGTGAACGTCAACTTCGAGCTGCTGTTGTTGATGCAATGACAACAAATGAAACTTTGTGGTTTAGGGATACTTATCCGTTTGAGCTATTAAAGAATAAGCTTTTTCCAGAACTTTCCGAGTTACGTCGCCCTATCAAAATTTGGTCAGCTGCTAGCTCATCTGGTCAAGAACCATATTCTATTGCAATGAGTGCAGCAGAGTATAAACAATCAAAGCCAGGTGGACTTGCGGGTGTTAATATTGTTGGTACGGATATTTCAAATACTATGTTAGATATCTGTAAAAATGCAGAATATGATTCTTTGGCGTTAGCTAGGGGCTTGTCACCAGAACGTCGCCGCAAGTTTTTTACAGATTCTGGTCACGGTATGGCAAGGGTAAATGACGATATTAAACGTATGGTGAGTTTCCGTCATCTCAACTTGCTCGATTCATATGCACTCATGGGCAAATTTGAAATCATTTTCTGCCGTAATGTCCTTATTTACTTTTCGCCTGAAGTTAAAGCGAAAATTATTAAACAATTCCACCAAGCGCTTAATCCAAAAGGGTATTTATTTTTAGGTGCGTCTGAATCCATGACCGGTCTGAGTGATGATTTTGAAATGATCCGCTGTAACCCTGGTATTATTTATCAAAAAAAATAACTTCACATATTAGTTTTGGCTCTCAAATTGCATAACTTCTCCAAAGTCACTTTTTTGGAGAAGTTATGGCTATCAGTTTTGACAGAGCATTAGGTATACATCCGCAAGCAACATTGGCTCGTTCACAAAGAGCAGAGGTGTTAGCAACTAACATTGCTAATGCAGATACGCCTAACTACAAAGCGCGCGATATCGATTTTTCTAAAGCCTTAGAACAGGCAAAATCAAGTCAGTCAAAGCGCCTTGCAACCACTCACGAAAAACACTTCGATCTATCAATTAATAGCTTAGAAAGTAATACGCTTTACCGGATCCCAAACCAGCCTGATACAGGTGATGGCAATACTGTAGATATGCAGCTTGAACGAGGTAAATATGTTCAAAATGCTATGGAGTATCAAGCGAGTATTAACTTTCTCGGCGGCAAATTTAAGGGCTTGAAAAAAGCACTTGGCGGTCAGGGAGCATAATTATGAGTTTGTACAACGTATTTAATATTTCCGGGACAGGCATGAGTGCGCAATCGGTTCGATTGAATACTACGGCTAGTAATTTATCGAACGCAAACTCAGTGAGTTCCAGCGCCGATGAAACATATCGAGCAAGACACCCTGTATTCTCAGCCGAGTTGAGCAAGGCCCTTAACTCGCAACAGGGAGAAGCTGTGGGTGTAAAAGTGCTCGGTATTGTAGAAAGTGATAAACCACTTAAACGAGAGTTTAATCCAGAGCATCCGTTAGCAGACAAAGATGGCTTTATTTATAAGCCAAATGTCAATGTGGTTGAAGAAATGGCCAATATGATTTCAGCATCTCGTAATTATCAGACTAATGTGCAAGTAGCTGATGCTGCAAAACAAATGTTATCTCGCACATTGAGAATGGGTCAAAACTAATAGGAGCAGGTTATGACAACTAATGTATCAAATGATAGTTATATCGACTCATTGAAGTGGCAGCAACCTACTGGCGTGCCAGATGCGAATAACAATGATCAACTCACACAATCAGACTTTTTTGCATTGTTAACACAGCAGCTTTCTTATCAGGACCCTACAAAACCTGCAGATAATGATCAAATGATTGCACAGATGACGAGCTTTTCGATGGCTGATGGTATCAGTCAACTGAATAGCAATTTTGAAAGCTTTGCATCATCAATGACATCAAACTCAGCGCTGCAAGCATCTACTTTAGTAGGCAAAGATGCACTTGTACCTTCTTCAGTATTGGAACTAACTGATGGAAAACCATCGAAAGGAAGTGTAGCACTGGATCAGGCTGCACATGATGTAACAGTGAAGATTAAAAACGATGCGGGTGAAGTAGTTCGTACAATTGATATCGGTTCTAAAGCTGCTGGTGCTACAAAGTTTGAATGGGATGGTAAAGACCAAAGCGGAAATCCATTGCCACCTGGCAATTATGCAATGACTGCAGAAGGAAGAGTTGCTGATGGTGAGTACACAAGTTTTCCAACAGGTGCATTTTTAAATATTTCAAGCGTTAGTTTGAAAGGTACACATGGCCTAGTTCTAAATACTGGTGCGGGCTCGGTTAATTTGAGTGACGTTGTAGAAATCGCTCAAGGCTAATCTTGGCATTAAATTTGAATATTAATTTAGTGTAAAGCAGTTAATTACCTATTTTTAAACTGCACATTTTAGAGGTGAATTATGAGTTTTAATATTGCATTAACGGGATTGGCAGCAGCACAAAAAGATCTCGATGTAACAGCAAATAATATTGCAAACGTAAACACAACCGGTTTTAAAGAATCACGTGCTGAGTTTGCAGATGTTTATGCAGCATCAGTGTTTAGTTCAGGCAAGACAAAAAATGGCGATGGTGTGCAGACCACTGTAGTTGCACAACAATTTAATCAAGGATCATTGCAGTTTACGCAAAATGCCCTTGATTTAGCCATTACAGGCGAAGGCTATTTTGCAATGACTGATTCTTTATCATCACAAGATTATACCTATACGCGTGCTGGTGCAT
This genomic window contains:
- a CDS encoding sulfite exporter TauE/SafE family protein; its protein translation is MSDISIVFFSCLALGCLVGFLAGLLGIGGGLIIVPVLSYLLLALDLVPNEQAMLVAIATSLASIIFTSSSSAFAHHRNQNIPWHIAPWVLVGVSVGALLSGVIATGISNDTLQLIFASCVIFIAIRMILPHQPKEQSALPHGSILTLGTSVIGAISGMVGIGGGALLVPFLTYFKLDMRKAIGCAALSGILIATFGVVGYISLGLQYHDINEGFIGYVYLPALIGIVLTSALFAQLGAKAVQYLPVKIIKRIFAALLVIVAIRMLSS
- the lgt gene encoding prolipoprotein diacylglyceryl transferase → MDFPNIDPVFIELGPIKVHWYGMMYLIAFVTASYLASRAASKPNSGWTKEQTSDLLFYGMLGVILGGRFGYVLFYQFSYFLENPLYLFKIWEGGMSFHGGVIGVVSAIAWFAKKQNKTLLGVGDFVAPLVPLGLFFGRIGNFINGELWGRVSDVPWAMVFPTGGPVARHPSQLYEAILEGLVLFAIIQFVNRKPRPEGVIGGLFLFGYGFFRFIVEYFREPDAHIGLYGGIISQGQILSLPMILAGLGLMLWASKRQQKECNA
- a CDS encoding thymidylate synthase, which translates into the protein MKQYLELCQRIVDEGHWVENKRTGIRCLTVVNADLEYDVANNKFPLITTRKSFYKAAIAELLGYLRGYDNAAQFRAIGCNTWNANANENTAWLNNPHRKGEDDMGRVYGVQGRSWQKPDGTTLDQLKKIVENLKQGIDDRAEILTFYNPGEFEMGCLRPCMHTHTFSLLGDTLYLTSYQRSCDVPLGLNFNQIQCFVLLALMAQICGLKPGKAYHKIVNAHIYENQLELMRDVQLKREPFESPKLIINPEIKTLEDIETWVTTDDFKVEGYQYHEAIKYPFAV
- the galU gene encoding UTP--glucose-1-phosphate uridylyltransferase GalU, which codes for MKAVIPVAGLGTRMLPATKAIPKEMLPIVDRPLIQYIVEEVAAAGIKEIVLVTHSSKNSIENHFDTSFELEATLERRVKRQLLEEVQAICPKDVTIIHVRQGEAKGLGHAVECARPIVGDAPFAVVLPDVILDNASCNLSKDNLADMLSRFNETGNSQIMVEKVADEDVDKFGIVNINGNDLLPGGSTAIKNIVEKPNREDAPSNLAVVGRYVLDKSIWPLLKQTPLGAGNEIQLTDAIAMLMKEQQVDAYYMKGKSHDCGSKSGYMKANIEYALRRDDLKGELKAHIKTLL
- a CDS encoding FlgO family outer membrane protein, encoding MKQPVFIVLLTVLLAGCAGEPMYTQSSEAKVFNKTTVSERNLHSFAKQLAVSMFDTMPKLNADNRIAVGSFLPEGDLIDQQNYQLVTLGNQVQSSLQTLYTQVGASVIEFKASEHINIADNQDIMLSRKQSDLANKLAINYFLTGTISQVENGFIVNARLIDLADKRVVSAATEIFPANLNWQKNKVLLRNGKLYRSTY
- a CDS encoding FlgO family outer membrane protein, translating into MKVSFLKTVSLVSMASLVVGCSIFDAPKETVAATDKTAMQIDSRFQAYSAESFMANKGSVKEIKNINHYVRGLMHQLADNIKYVNQKTPIAVMSFVLLDSDLQKTTLVGNQIAESFVHEIHKFGLPVLDYKTTDFFRISEEGDFIFSRDYMELRADLPIDYVLSGTLTKHQKGYLVNARIIGIKSKAVVASAQGLVPDYAIKSLQNTKSNDGIPLRKG
- a CDS encoding FlgO family outer membrane protein: MKYLCILTAAFLSGCISNTQQTPPVEAPVVSEVEIYHPSYRIYPINDYLLDEYVEQLAMKLIENLNAEPDAVRLAVSSFVDLDGSLQTASRLGNQLAESMLTEIQAFGLNVVDHKVMPMMRIDSGGDYSYSRDVLQLNTKGHINAVLSGTLLYKENGVVINSRITSLENQSILASAKYVIPYSVAFDN
- a CDS encoding flagellar assembly protein T N-terminal domain-containing protein codes for the protein MRLIALMMFASFSSQAVWYESTGEAKIRNGNIEQARLMATEDAIQQALLFSGAQVSSLQQVVNGIWQAPTTQIYSHGAINQIEVIDELQSSDTLSISVRIDILDDSETCQNSSLKKNIAITRAGFKFPEQATYGQIFELPKAYSDKLITHLSQFNHLFNTKSDINRKLNTKSLFTAHHDANTSKLIQQIADQNNSQFVWVSQIDDVSLGEQQNSSLSFWQNKAFERFFTLNTALYNGLTGELITQKHYDTFATWQTKKSARIDVNSERFWTMPYGQAITDINLKLGQDLASDLACTPAQARILSIDHDTIIISLGSENNLVKGQKLHVALRKGFNQKQLIINTDYQLRVTQVNQNTAIAKVIGDKLLANVQLGDLVTLASF